In Corylus avellana chromosome ca2, CavTom2PMs-1.0, the following proteins share a genomic window:
- the LOC132169558 gene encoding receptor-like protein EIX2 codes for MNGTIPESIGILAMLVSLDLRWNSWEGVLTEAHFQNLTRLKSLWLSTKVSANSTLVLKVKQDWVPPFKLIDLQLTNVRIGPTFPTWLKTQNELNVLWLENAGISDTIPHGLWKSYPNVTDWNLSHNKLRGQVPYFKFQPLVARVDLRSNKLEGELLPNLRWLDLSSNSITGRIPHSIGMLKELGFLILRNNFLSGKLPPLWKDLQQLRILDLAKNNISGNVPSSMRYLRSLEALSLSQNHLDGEFHSFFRNYKNLQSLDLGRNKFSGKLPTWLGESLPSLLRLRLRFNLFQGDIPQQLCPLSNLQILDLAHNDFSGVIPQCLGSLCSNEKEHYFLEYDYQIFLVTKGIEYGYGQTFFGLVYSIDLSSNNLSGEIPDNITNILELVIMNFSMNHLTGRIPKKIGNLHMLETLDLSMNELCGAIPESLSSLTFLSHLKLSSNNWPGKIPSGNQLQTLNDSSIYEGNSLLCGPPLSTKCSKDETKLRVTPNGTVVTKMEGELSHSRSGLAW; via the exons ATGAACGGAACGATTCCAGAAAGCATCGGGATACTGGCAATGCTTGTTTCACTGGACCTTCGTTGGAATTCTTGGGAAGGTGTCCTAACTGAAGCTCATTTTCAAAACCTCACCCGATTAAAATCTCTTTGGTTGTCTACGAAAGTTTCTGCAAATTCGACGTTGGTTTTAAAAGTCAAACAGGACTGGGTTCCTCCTTTTAAGCTGATAGACCTTCAATTAACTAACGTGCGGATCGGCCCAACCTTTCCAACTTGGCTTAAAACCCAAAATGAACTCAATGTTCTTTGGCTCGAGAATGCTGGCATTTCTGACACCATTCCACATGGCCTTTGGAAGTCTTACCCAAATGTTACTGATTGGAATCTATCTCATAACAAACTACGCGGGCAGGTACCGTACTTTAAATTTCAACCTTTGGTTGCTCGTGTTGATTTGAGGTCCAACAAGTTAGAGG GTGAGTTATTGCCCAACTTGCGTTGGTTGGACCTCTCGTCAAATTCAATTACTGGCAGAATTCCCCATTCTATTGGAATGCTAAAGGAATTAGGCtttcttattttgagaaataatttctTGTCTGGGAAACTCCCACCTCTTTGGAAGGATTTACAGCAGTTAAGGATATTGGACTTAGCAAAGAACAATATATCTGGCAATGTTCCAAGTTCAATGCGATATTTGAGATCATTGGAGGCATTATCATTGAGCCAAAATCATCTTGATGGAGAGTTTCATTCTTTCTTTAGAAACTATAAAAACTTGCAAAGCCTTGATCTTGGAAGGAACAAATTCTCTGGAAAACTTCCAACATGGTTAGGAGAAAGTCTACCATCTTTATTGAGGTTGAGACTAAGGTTCAACTTGTTTCAGGGGGATATACCTCAACAATTATGTCCTCTTTCAAATCTCCAAATCCTAGACCTTGCACACAATGATTTTTCAGGAGTAATCCCTCAATGTTTAGGAAGCTTGTGTAGTAATGAGAAGGAACATTATTTTTTAGAGTATGATTACCAAATCTTTTTGGTTACCAAAGGAATAGAATATGGATATGGTCAAACTTTTTTTGGTCTTGTATATTCTATAGACCTTTCGAGTAACAATTTATCAGGAGAAATACCTGATAATATAACAAACATCTTAGAATTGGTCATCATGAATTTTTCAATGAATCATCTCACTGGAagaattcctaaaaaaattgggaatttACACATGTTAGAAACACTTGATCTCTCAATGAATGAGCTTTGTGGTGCTATCCCTGAAAGCTTGTCGTCTTTGACATTCTTAAGTCACTTGAAGTTGTCATCCAACAACTGGCCTGGGAAAATTCCAAGTGGGAATCAACTTCAAACACTTAATGACTCTTCTATCTACGAAGGTAACTCTTTACTCTGTGGGCCTCCTCTTTCAACCAAGTGTTCAAAAGATGAAACTAAACTTAGAGTAACACCAAATGGTACGGTGGTAACAAAAATGGAAGGGGAGTTGAGTCATTCTCGTTCTGGATTAGCATGGTAG